In Myxococcus stipitatus, the following are encoded in one genomic region:
- a CDS encoding myxosortase-dependent phytase-like phosphatase: MRHPIVFILAASLSGAVASAQPLQVPAFSQTTPGPSTIGGSIRDVAIWVGPPSADAGSDAGPSGLLLTAYNNQNAGLATFGLDGQQLENEQLDGPVVSVAIREGFRLGANTLSLAVTSNPGVGLLAYSVDGQRTLDRVQRIGPGPFFLTNAAFTTVAFYRSPGSGRLFIFASNDAGALSQFEMSGEDGGLSATLVNRAITVSGPITGMVADDENRALYVVQAGRAIWRFDAEPTGGSTSVPVVDLTAADSKLSKNVNRLALYRAANGEGYLLAADTQAGSFAVLDRRSYAFLGSFVVVPGTHGVGGATAPRALAVTSGPVGAFPDGLFVAQNSSTTGTDDLKLVRWDAVALAFNPPLRIDTRPAGGVDGGVDAGVDAGSDGGGGGGVGPPPTPGGHLPPESEGSGCSCASASVPGSVLFGLLALGLSRLRRRRER; encoded by the coding sequence ATGCGTCACCCCATTGTCTTCATCCTGGCGGCATCGCTGTCTGGCGCGGTTGCATCCGCTCAACCCTTGCAGGTTCCCGCTTTCAGCCAGACGACACCTGGCCCCAGCACCATCGGCGGCTCCATCCGAGACGTCGCCATCTGGGTCGGGCCACCAAGCGCTGATGCTGGCTCGGACGCGGGCCCCAGTGGCTTGCTCCTGACGGCGTACAACAATCAAAACGCAGGACTCGCCACGTTTGGGTTGGATGGTCAACAGCTCGAGAATGAACAGCTGGACGGACCGGTGGTCAGCGTCGCGATTCGCGAGGGTTTTCGATTGGGCGCGAACACGCTCTCGCTGGCGGTGACGAGCAACCCGGGCGTCGGCCTGCTGGCCTACTCCGTGGATGGACAGCGGACGCTGGACCGCGTGCAACGGATTGGTCCCGGACCCTTCTTCCTCACCAACGCGGCCTTCACCACCGTGGCGTTCTACCGCAGCCCCGGCTCCGGCCGCCTCTTCATCTTCGCCAGCAACGACGCGGGCGCGCTCTCGCAGTTCGAGATGTCGGGAGAAGATGGTGGACTGTCCGCCACCCTGGTCAACCGGGCCATCACCGTGAGTGGACCCATCACGGGCATGGTCGCCGACGACGAGAATCGTGCCCTGTACGTGGTCCAGGCGGGCAGGGCCATCTGGCGCTTCGACGCGGAGCCCACGGGGGGTAGCACTTCTGTCCCGGTGGTCGATCTGACGGCGGCGGACAGCAAGCTGTCCAAGAACGTCAACCGGCTGGCGCTGTACCGCGCGGCCAACGGTGAGGGCTATCTGCTGGCCGCGGACACCCAGGCGGGCTCCTTCGCCGTGCTGGACCGCCGCTCGTATGCCTTCCTCGGGTCGTTCGTCGTGGTGCCTGGAACCCATGGCGTGGGTGGGGCCACGGCGCCTCGCGCGCTGGCGGTGACGTCGGGCCCCGTGGGGGCGTTTCCGGATGGCTTGTTCGTCGCGCAGAACTCTTCCACCACGGGCACGGATGACCTGAAGCTCGTACGGTGGGACGCGGTGGCGCTGGCCTTCAATCCGCCGCTGCGCATCGACACCCGGCCGGCTGGAGGGGTCGACGGCGGCGTGGATGCTGGCGTGGACGCGGGCTCGGACGGAGGGGGTGGGGGAGGCGTCGGTCCTCCGCCCACCCCAGGCGGTCACCTTCCCCCCGAGAGCGAGGGCTCCGGGTGCTCCTGTGCCTCCGCGTCCGTGCCTGGCAGTGTGCTCTTCGGCCTGCTGGCCCTGGGGCTGTCGAGGCTCCGTCGCCGCCGCGAGCGTTGA
- a CDS encoding bifunctional metallophosphatase/5'-nucleotidase produces the protein MRSPRPFLIALAACAAACASTPPAATSSTPPPAPVRITLVGLNDFHGHVEPHLNKLGDGQVVEFGGAAMLSSYVARLREDNPGGVLVLDGGDMFQGTLASNLTEGAIVVDVYNHVEVTAAALGNHEFDYGPVGPAPMASGSGDDPLGALKARVKQARFPMLSANLRDAATGKIPAWLGNDGTHLVTVKGIRVGLVGLTTEETPLVTNPANVDTLRFAPLASSALEASRSLRQRGADVVVVVAHAGGKCSDLSNPRDTSSCERSAAEILDMLGAVPPGTVDAVVAGHTHQTMGHFFDGVPVIETNGLGRSLGVVELFVDPISRQVQPTLTRIQAAIPLCAQVDAVHGDCDGRSLRARSGVKLAPATFLGGPVPPDAAVTRLLAPTLAEVEAAQWQASGVSCASALSRGFTEESALGNLMADALREAAGADAALMNPGGIRADLPGGALSFGHVYQALPFDNTVAVLTLTGTELKRLLELAHGVDKGAVFAVSGLELTLARCPGPGRLQSVTLTGGKPVVPERTYRLAVPDFLARGGDGLDGVTKPLPPERAELAPFRGMDLREALISYGKTHGGVLPKPALGRVRYSGVADTCPTAAR, from the coding sequence ATGCGTTCACCGCGTCCCTTCCTCATCGCGCTCGCCGCCTGTGCCGCCGCTTGTGCGAGCACTCCTCCCGCCGCGACTTCCTCCACTCCCCCTCCGGCCCCCGTGCGAATCACACTGGTGGGCCTCAACGACTTCCACGGCCACGTCGAGCCCCACCTCAACAAGCTCGGCGACGGGCAGGTGGTGGAGTTCGGCGGCGCCGCGATGTTGTCCTCGTACGTCGCCCGGTTGCGCGAGGACAACCCGGGAGGGGTCCTCGTCCTGGATGGAGGCGACATGTTCCAGGGCACGCTCGCGTCCAACCTCACCGAGGGCGCCATCGTGGTGGATGTGTACAACCACGTGGAGGTCACCGCAGCGGCCCTGGGCAACCACGAGTTCGACTACGGCCCGGTGGGCCCCGCGCCCATGGCCTCGGGCTCCGGAGACGACCCGCTCGGTGCGCTCAAGGCGCGCGTGAAGCAGGCGCGCTTCCCCATGTTGTCCGCCAACCTGCGGGATGCCGCCACCGGCAAGATTCCCGCGTGGTTGGGCAATGACGGCACGCACCTGGTCACCGTGAAGGGCATCCGCGTGGGCCTCGTGGGGCTCACCACCGAGGAGACGCCGCTCGTCACCAACCCCGCCAACGTGGACACCTTGCGCTTCGCGCCGCTGGCGTCCTCCGCGCTGGAGGCCTCGCGCTCGCTGCGTCAGCGCGGCGCGGACGTGGTGGTGGTGGTGGCGCATGCGGGGGGCAAGTGCTCGGACCTGTCCAACCCTCGGGACACGTCGAGCTGCGAGCGAAGCGCCGCGGAGATTCTCGACATGCTGGGGGCGGTGCCTCCCGGGACGGTGGACGCCGTGGTCGCCGGGCACACGCACCAGACGATGGGCCACTTCTTCGACGGAGTGCCCGTCATCGAGACGAACGGGCTGGGGCGCTCGTTGGGGGTGGTGGAGTTGTTCGTGGACCCAATCAGTCGCCAGGTGCAGCCCACGCTCACGCGAATCCAGGCGGCCATTCCCTTGTGCGCCCAGGTGGACGCGGTCCATGGGGACTGTGACGGGCGAAGCCTGCGTGCGCGCTCCGGCGTGAAGCTCGCGCCCGCGACGTTCCTGGGCGGCCCCGTGCCGCCGGACGCGGCGGTGACGCGGCTCTTGGCGCCCACGCTCGCGGAGGTGGAGGCGGCGCAGTGGCAGGCCTCGGGCGTGTCTTGTGCCTCGGCGCTGTCGCGCGGCTTCACGGAGGAGAGCGCGCTGGGGAACCTCATGGCGGACGCGCTGCGCGAGGCTGCGGGCGCGGATGCCGCGCTGATGAACCCGGGCGGCATCCGGGCCGACCTGCCAGGTGGGGCGCTGTCCTTCGGCCACGTCTACCAGGCGCTGCCCTTCGACAACACCGTGGCGGTGCTCACCCTCACGGGCACGGAGTTGAAGCGGCTGCTGGAACTGGCGCATGGCGTGGACAAGGGCGCGGTGTTCGCCGTGTCCGGGTTGGAGCTGACGCTGGCCCGCTGCCCGGGGCCCGGCCGCCTCCAGTCCGTCACCCTGACGGGGGGAAAGCCCGTGGTGCCCGAGCGCACCTACCGGTTGGCCGTGCCGGACTTCCTCGCCCGGGGAGGGGATGGCCTGGACGGGGTGACGAAGCCCCTGCCTCCCGAGCGCGCCGAACTGGCGCCGTTCCGGGGCATGGATCTGCGTGAAGCGCTGATCTCCTACGGCAAGACTCACGGGGGGGTACTCCCCAAACCGGCGCTGGGACGCGTGCGCTACAGCGGTGTCGCGGACACCTGTCCCACCGCGGCGCGCTGA
- a CDS encoding Hsp70 family protein, translated as MRIVGIDLGTTHCAVASVDPSRGASAPVEDFPVPQLVRQGEVAPRALLPSTVYVPAGHELSADSLRLPWGDDGGPWVVGELARWQGARVPGRLIASAKSWLCHPGVDRSAPILPWGAPADIQKLSPVDASALLLTHMARAWDFAHPDAPLSKQEVVITVPASFDEAARALTVSAARKAGLEKFTLLEEPQAAFYDYTARHRSDLEQTLSNVRLVLVVDVGGGTTDFTLVHAGVSPEGPMLRRLAVGDHLMLGGDNMDAALARRVEEKLLPDGRRLSATQWTQAIQAARTAKEALLGKAPPEKYGVSLAGEGSRLLGGTLSSELTRDEAHALVLDGFFPRTAPTERPRRAARMALQELGLPYVQDAAVTRHLAAFLAQHAAAGFAALGEAPPFEGALPRPDAILLNGGVFNSPWISERLVEAVSAWWPQAPKVALLRHESLELAVARGAAYYGLVRRGHGLRIGGGAARAYYVGLQRAADSEEQPALCLIPRGFEEGQKVDLGTRPFTLTLGRPVQFQLYSTTSDRIDKPGDLVPLAEDLKPLPPIHTLLKGAAGKVADVPVHLQAVLTEIGTLELYCVSNVADERWRLEFELRGTGGSHELTVTESMPARFAEAKENIERVYGNKPLPLGPKDVKQLGKTLEKALGPRETWRVPVLREMWSTLYAGASKRRRTEDHERVFYSLAGFTLRPGFGYPLDGWRAEQTFSLFEALVQHHQDKAVWTEFWVMWRRIAGGLTEAQQQKLYAYLQPHLARKVPPNAPAAGKLKGIQPEGLEEMVRTAASLEHLAPSDKAEVGRWIAERLKAEARSGGPWAWSLGRLGARVPLYGSSHKVVDVETAEAWLTLLLELDLRKIDGAPFAAAQLARLTGDRTRDVDPALRERAAQALVAAKASETWVRMVREVVALEAADEARALGDTLPAGLRLS; from the coding sequence ATGCGAATCGTCGGCATCGACCTGGGCACCACCCACTGCGCGGTGGCGTCCGTGGACCCTTCCCGGGGCGCGAGCGCGCCCGTGGAGGACTTCCCCGTCCCGCAGCTCGTCCGCCAGGGAGAGGTGGCGCCGCGCGCGCTGTTGCCCTCCACCGTGTATGTGCCGGCGGGCCACGAGCTGAGCGCCGATTCGCTGCGCCTCCCCTGGGGCGATGATGGGGGCCCGTGGGTGGTGGGTGAGCTGGCGCGCTGGCAGGGCGCGCGGGTGCCGGGCCGGCTGATTGCCAGCGCCAAGAGCTGGCTGTGTCACCCGGGCGTGGACCGGTCCGCGCCCATCCTCCCGTGGGGTGCGCCGGCCGACATCCAGAAGCTGTCCCCCGTCGACGCCAGCGCGCTCTTGCTGACGCACATGGCGCGAGCGTGGGACTTCGCGCACCCGGACGCGCCCTTGTCGAAGCAGGAGGTGGTCATCACCGTCCCCGCTTCGTTCGACGAGGCCGCGCGCGCCCTCACGGTGAGCGCCGCGCGCAAGGCGGGGCTGGAGAAGTTCACCCTGCTGGAGGAGCCGCAGGCGGCCTTCTACGACTACACGGCCCGCCACCGCTCGGACCTGGAGCAGACGCTCTCGAACGTCCGCCTCGTGCTGGTCGTCGACGTGGGCGGCGGCACCACGGACTTCACGCTGGTCCACGCGGGCGTGTCCCCCGAGGGCCCCATGCTCCGGCGGCTCGCGGTGGGCGACCACCTCATGCTGGGCGGCGACAACATGGACGCCGCGCTGGCGCGCCGGGTAGAGGAGAAGCTGCTCCCGGACGGGCGCCGTCTGTCCGCGACGCAGTGGACGCAGGCGATTCAAGCCGCGCGCACCGCCAAGGAAGCCCTGCTCGGCAAGGCGCCGCCCGAGAAGTACGGCGTGTCGCTCGCGGGCGAGGGCAGCCGGCTGTTGGGCGGAACGTTGTCCTCCGAGCTCACGCGCGACGAGGCGCATGCGCTGGTGCTCGATGGGTTCTTCCCCCGCACCGCGCCCACCGAGCGGCCCCGGCGCGCCGCGCGCATGGCGCTCCAGGAGTTGGGCCTGCCGTACGTGCAGGACGCGGCGGTGACTCGCCACCTGGCCGCGTTCCTCGCGCAGCACGCGGCGGCGGGCTTCGCGGCGCTGGGCGAGGCACCTCCCTTCGAGGGCGCCCTGCCCCGCCCCGACGCCATCCTCCTCAACGGCGGCGTGTTCAACTCGCCCTGGATTTCGGAGCGGCTGGTGGAGGCTGTCTCCGCGTGGTGGCCCCAGGCGCCGAAAGTCGCCCTGCTGCGGCACGAGTCGCTGGAGCTCGCCGTCGCTCGCGGCGCGGCGTACTACGGGTTGGTGCGGCGCGGGCACGGGCTGCGCATCGGCGGCGGCGCGGCGCGTGCGTACTACGTGGGCCTGCAGCGCGCGGCGGACAGCGAGGAGCAGCCGGCGCTCTGTCTCATCCCCCGAGGCTTCGAGGAGGGACAGAAGGTCGACCTGGGCACGCGGCCCTTCACGCTCACCCTGGGCCGTCCGGTGCAGTTCCAGCTCTACTCGACGACGAGCGACCGAATCGACAAGCCCGGGGACCTGGTGCCGCTGGCGGAGGACCTCAAGCCGCTGCCGCCCATCCACACGCTGCTCAAGGGCGCGGCGGGGAAGGTCGCGGATGTGCCCGTGCACCTCCAGGCCGTGCTGACGGAGATTGGGACGCTGGAGCTCTATTGCGTCTCCAACGTCGCGGACGAGCGGTGGCGGCTCGAGTTCGAGCTGCGCGGCACGGGCGGCTCACATGAGCTGACCGTCACCGAGTCCATGCCCGCGCGCTTCGCCGAGGCGAAGGAGAACATCGAGCGCGTCTACGGCAACAAGCCCCTGCCCCTGGGCCCCAAGGACGTGAAGCAGTTGGGCAAGACGCTGGAGAAGGCGTTGGGGCCTCGCGAGACGTGGCGCGTGCCGGTGTTGCGCGAGATGTGGAGCACGCTCTACGCGGGCGCCAGCAAGCGGCGGCGCACCGAGGACCACGAGCGCGTCTTCTACAGCCTCGCGGGCTTCACCTTGCGCCCGGGCTTCGGCTATCCGCTGGACGGCTGGCGCGCGGAGCAGACCTTCAGCCTCTTCGAGGCGCTGGTGCAGCACCACCAGGACAAGGCCGTGTGGACCGAGTTCTGGGTGATGTGGCGCCGCATCGCCGGCGGTCTGACGGAGGCGCAGCAGCAGAAGCTCTACGCGTACCTGCAACCGCACCTGGCCCGGAAGGTTCCGCCCAACGCACCCGCGGCCGGCAAGCTCAAGGGAATCCAACCCGAGGGGTTGGAGGAGATGGTGCGCACGGCGGCCTCGCTGGAGCACCTGGCCCCCAGCGACAAGGCGGAGGTGGGGCGCTGGATTGCCGAGCGGCTGAAGGCGGAGGCCCGCTCCGGTGGCCCCTGGGCCTGGTCCCTGGGACGACTGGGCGCGCGCGTGCCCCTCTACGGCAGCAGCCACAAGGTGGTGGACGTGGAGACCGCGGAGGCGTGGCTCACGCTGCTGCTGGAGCTCGACTTGCGGAAGATTGACGGCGCGCCCTTCGCCGCCGCGCAGCTGGCGCGGCTCACTGGAGATCGCACGCGCGACGTGGACCCCGCCTTGCGCGAGCGCGCGGCCCAGGCCCTGGTCGCGGCCAAGGCCTCGGAGACGTGGGTTCGCATGGTGCGCGAGGTGGTCGCGCTCGAAGCCGCGGACGAAGCGCGCGCGCTGGGCGACACGCTCCCCGCGGGCCTGCGGTTGTCGTAA
- a CDS encoding Hsp70 family protein — MARYSIGIDLGTTHSAVSYFNLEDGKSRGRAQSMLPIPQLTAPGTVEARPLLPSFLYLPAAQEFPKGSLALPWNPEATSIIGELARSHGAKVPTRLVSSPKSWLSHPGVDRRSALLPWQAPEDVQRVSPLDASARFLRHLKEAWDTTFAKDRESSGNALAEQDVIVTVPASFDAAARELTLEAAKAAGIEHVTLLEEPQAALYAWLEAMGESFRQQVQPGEVILVVDVGGGTTDFSVITVRDRDGEVELLRVAVGDHILLGGDNMDLALAHTLNQRLVAEGKKLDPWQFNALTHGCRQAKETLYADTSLDKVSISVPSRGSSLIGGTLRTELTREELERVLTDGFFPVTPLAELPRTARRTGLAQMALPYAQDAGVSRHLAAFLTRQAQALASSHDAPVAIGDKSFLHPTAVLFNGGVFKAGPLKARVMEVLNLWLKADGGQPAKELEGADLDLSVARGAAYYGWVKQGHGLRIRGGTARAYYVGVESAMPAVPGFEPPVKALCVAPFGMEEGTQADVPPQEFGLVTGEPTSFRFFSSSVRRDDSVGVMVDDVADELAKGEMEELAPIETTMPGQPSAFGDLTPVNLQAAVTEVGTLELRCLEKGGPGRWKLELNVRMKE, encoded by the coding sequence ATGGCCCGCTATTCCATCGGCATCGACCTTGGCACCACCCACTCCGCGGTGTCGTACTTCAACCTGGAGGACGGAAAGTCCCGGGGCCGCGCGCAGTCCATGCTGCCCATCCCCCAGCTCACCGCGCCCGGCACGGTGGAGGCGAGGCCGCTGTTGCCCTCCTTCCTCTATCTGCCCGCCGCGCAGGAGTTCCCCAAGGGGAGCCTCGCGCTGCCGTGGAACCCCGAGGCCACCTCCATCATCGGAGAGCTGGCGCGCTCACACGGGGCCAAGGTGCCCACGCGGCTGGTGTCCTCGCCCAAGAGCTGGCTGTCCCATCCCGGCGTGGACCGGCGCTCGGCGCTCTTGCCGTGGCAGGCCCCAGAAGATGTGCAGCGCGTGTCCCCACTGGATGCGTCCGCGCGCTTCCTGCGCCACCTCAAGGAGGCGTGGGACACCACCTTCGCCAAGGACCGCGAGAGCTCCGGCAACGCGCTGGCCGAGCAGGACGTCATCGTCACCGTGCCCGCCTCGTTCGACGCGGCGGCCCGCGAGCTGACGCTGGAGGCGGCCAAGGCGGCGGGCATCGAGCACGTCACGCTGTTGGAGGAGCCGCAGGCCGCGCTGTACGCGTGGCTGGAGGCGATGGGTGAGTCCTTCCGCCAGCAGGTGCAGCCCGGCGAGGTCATCCTCGTGGTGGACGTGGGCGGCGGCACCACGGACTTCTCCGTCATTACCGTGCGGGACAGGGACGGCGAGGTGGAGCTCCTGCGCGTGGCCGTGGGCGACCACATCCTCTTGGGTGGCGACAACATGGACCTGGCGCTGGCGCACACGCTCAACCAGCGCCTGGTCGCCGAGGGAAAGAAGCTGGACCCGTGGCAGTTCAACGCCCTCACCCACGGATGCCGGCAGGCCAAGGAGACGCTGTACGCGGACACGTCCCTGGACAAGGTGTCCATCTCCGTCCCCAGCCGGGGCTCGTCGCTCATCGGCGGAACGCTGCGCACGGAGCTGACGCGCGAGGAGCTGGAGCGAGTCCTCACCGATGGCTTCTTCCCGGTGACGCCGCTGGCGGAGCTGCCTCGCACGGCGCGGCGCACGGGCCTGGCGCAGATGGCGCTGCCCTACGCGCAGGACGCGGGCGTGTCGCGGCACCTGGCGGCCTTCCTCACGCGGCAGGCGCAGGCGCTCGCGAGCAGCCATGACGCACCGGTCGCCATCGGCGACAAGTCGTTCCTCCATCCGACGGCGGTGCTCTTCAACGGCGGCGTCTTCAAGGCGGGCCCGCTCAAGGCGCGCGTCATGGAGGTGCTCAACCTGTGGCTGAAGGCGGACGGAGGCCAGCCCGCCAAGGAGCTGGAGGGCGCGGACCTGGACCTCTCGGTGGCGAGAGGCGCCGCGTACTACGGCTGGGTGAAGCAGGGGCACGGGCTGCGCATCCGCGGCGGCACGGCGCGCGCGTACTACGTGGGCGTGGAGTCGGCGATGCCCGCGGTGCCCGGCTTCGAGCCTCCCGTGAAGGCGCTGTGCGTGGCGCCGTTCGGCATGGAGGAAGGCACGCAGGCGGATGTGCCACCGCAGGAGTTCGGCCTCGTCACGGGCGAGCCCACCAGCTTCCGCTTCTTCTCCTCCTCCGTGCGGCGCGACGACTCGGTCGGCGTCATGGTGGATGACGTGGCGGACGAGCTGGCGAAGGGCGAGATGGAGGAGCTGGCGCCCATCGAGACCACGATGCCCGGACAGCCGTCGGCCTTCGGCGACCTGACGCCCGTCAACCTGCAGGCCGCGGTGACGGAGGTGGGGACGCTGGAGCTGCGCTGCCTGGAGAAAGGTGGCCCCGGGCGCTGGAAGCTTGAGCTCAACGTCCGCATGAAGGAGTAG
- a CDS encoding DUF2760 domain-containing protein, which translates to MTDPSASLSFFARVWLAWLCFWRCLVSGDFARAVLPASQAYDSGKLAQLPSGQSTAAPAAVKPPEPAPAPPPEREHASALALLSMLQREGRLVDFLQENVAAFSDAEVGAACRIVHEGCRKVVGQYLTLQPVLPQSEGDRVTVPAGFDAQRIRLSGNVTGQPPHTGTLRHHGWVVSEVKFPTVSPAMDPRVLAPADVELA; encoded by the coding sequence ATGACTGACCCGTCCGCCTCCCTGTCGTTCTTCGCGCGCGTCTGGCTCGCCTGGCTCTGCTTCTGGCGGTGTCTGGTATCCGGCGACTTCGCCCGCGCGGTGCTCCCCGCCAGCCAGGCTTATGACTCCGGGAAGCTCGCGCAGCTTCCGTCCGGCCAGTCCACGGCCGCCCCGGCGGCGGTGAAGCCCCCCGAGCCCGCCCCCGCCCCTCCTCCCGAGCGTGAGCACGCCAGCGCCCTGGCGCTCCTCTCCATGCTCCAACGAGAGGGCCGGCTGGTGGACTTCCTCCAGGAGAACGTGGCCGCCTTCTCGGACGCAGAGGTGGGAGCAGCCTGCCGCATCGTCCATGAGGGGTGCCGCAAGGTGGTGGGCCAGTACCTCACGCTCCAGCCGGTGCTGCCCCAGTCGGAGGGAGACCGCGTCACGGTGCCCGCGGGCTTCGACGCGCAGCGCATCCGCCTGAGCGGCAACGTGACGGGCCAGCCGCCCCACACCGGGACGCTGCGCCACCATGGATGGGTGGTGTCGGAGGTGAAGTTCCCCACCGTGAGCCCCGCCATGGACCCCCGAGTGCTCGCTCCCGCGGACGTCGAGCTCGCCTGA